One part of the Tunicatimonas pelagia genome encodes these proteins:
- a CDS encoding BspA family leucine-rich repeat surface protein, with protein MKKLRPQFFVLIFLLTVGLFSCKDDESPASIEVVISAFSETIAENPTVGTSLGNLSATTNQGTLIYSLSNQNPTGALAVDSLTGELTVANASLFDFETNQTLTATSTASVGTVSQPSTVTITLTDVDESVDAVSVADFALTLDENPISGQLLGQVATTSASGTVSFALASQTPAGAMAINSSTGELSVADSIQFDYETNPTLSAQVVATVGTASDTAQVTIILNDVDESTVTADDLAVTINENPSNGQSLGKINTTNASGAVTFSFAAQNPAGTFALNDSTGELTVADSAKFDFETNPTLTAQIIATVGTATDTAQVTITLNDVDETMITISNFSVTMDENPTSGQSLGTITTTNASGAVTFSFTAQNPTGAFALNDSTGELTVADSAKFDFETNPTLTAQVIATVGTAADTAQVTITLTNLVETVTARDFIATIDENPASGLSMGTVSVDTDAANINYSLVTGNLQVGETPAAFSISTAGELTVADASLYDFETRQTVTARYLTSNADGSLQDEGSITITLNDVAEAGPDAFILTYRTTRSNESVNIATIPGLTYDFNVNWGDGRIDNNLDGIGTIIHIYSRPGDYKVTITGTYPAFNSGSPANASKLISVDQWGTNVWQSMEFMFNNCANLISVGSDSPDLSAVTSLRSMFNRATSFNSDISHWDVSTIVNMSAMFGVASSFNQDISSWDVSNVTDMSYMFSGADSFDQPLNSWANKLTNVVTMAGMFDSALSFSQDISSWDVSNVADMSLMFYLAVGFNQPLDNWDVSNVTNMSYMFSGADFFNQPLNSWANKLTNVVSLVGMFDSALRFNQDISGWDVSSVTDMQLMFSRASAFNQDISGWDVQNVTSCSQFSSNSALIPAFTPGFTNCSQ; from the coding sequence ATGAAGAAGCTTAGACCACAGTTTTTCGTTCTAATTTTCCTACTTACGGTAGGTCTATTTTCCTGTAAAGATGATGAAAGCCCAGCATCTATTGAAGTAGTCATTTCGGCATTTAGCGAAACGATTGCCGAAAACCCAACGGTGGGCACCTCCCTTGGTAACTTATCAGCTACCACCAATCAAGGTACGCTAATATATTCCCTTTCCAATCAAAACCCCACGGGAGCCCTGGCGGTCGACTCGCTCACGGGTGAACTGACCGTAGCCAATGCCAGTTTATTTGATTTTGAAACCAACCAAACGCTCACCGCCACCAGCACCGCTTCGGTAGGCACGGTCAGCCAACCCTCCACCGTCACCATCACTTTAACTGATGTAGACGAAAGTGTGGATGCCGTATCGGTTGCAGATTTTGCCCTTACACTGGACGAGAACCCCATTTCTGGCCAATTGCTTGGGCAAGTAGCCACGACTTCGGCCAGTGGTACCGTCAGCTTCGCGCTGGCTTCTCAAACCCCTGCCGGAGCGATGGCCATCAACAGCAGCACCGGGGAACTCTCGGTGGCGGACTCTATCCAGTTTGACTACGAAACCAACCCCACCCTTTCCGCCCAGGTAGTCGCTACCGTCGGTACCGCCAGCGATACGGCACAGGTAACTATTATCCTGAATGATGTAGACGAGTCTACTGTCACAGCGGACGACCTAGCAGTGACCATCAATGAGAACCCCAGCAACGGTCAGTCACTCGGTAAGATCAACACTACCAATGCTTCGGGAGCAGTGACATTTTCCTTCGCTGCCCAAAACCCCGCGGGTACTTTCGCCCTGAACGATAGTACGGGAGAATTGACTGTGGCTGACTCTGCTAAATTTGACTTTGAGACTAACCCCACGCTCACCGCTCAGATCATCGCTACCGTGGGGACGGCTACGGATACGGCTCAAGTCACCATTACGCTCAACGATGTGGACGAGACCATGATTACCATCAGCAACTTCTCCGTGACCATGGACGAAAACCCCACCAGCGGTCAGTCACTGGGTACAATCACAACCACGAATGCTTCGGGAGCGGTCACATTCTCCTTCACTGCCCAAAACCCGACGGGTGCTTTTGCCCTGAACGATAGTACGGGAGAATTGACCGTGGCTGACTCTGCTAAGTTTGATTTTGAGACTAACCCCACGCTCACCGCTCAGGTTATTGCCACGGTGGGGACGGCTGCGGATACGGCGCAGGTAACCATAACGCTAACCAACCTGGTAGAAACGGTAACGGCCAGAGATTTCATAGCTACCATAGATGAAAACCCTGCTAGTGGGTTATCAATGGGTACGGTAAGTGTGGATACGGATGCGGCCAATATAAACTATAGTTTGGTGACGGGAAATCTACAGGTGGGGGAAACCCCGGCAGCCTTTAGCATAAGCACTGCAGGTGAGCTTACGGTGGCCGATGCCAGTTTGTATGACTTTGAGACCCGCCAGACGGTAACGGCACGTTACCTGACTAGTAACGCAGATGGTAGCTTACAAGATGAAGGAAGCATCACGATCACTTTGAATGATGTGGCTGAGGCGGGGCCTGATGCGTTTATTCTTACTTACCGGACAACTAGATCCAACGAATCAGTGAACATAGCTACGATACCCGGTCTCACCTATGATTTCAATGTCAATTGGGGAGATGGTAGGATAGATAATAACCTTGACGGTATCGGAACTATTATACATATATACTCAAGGCCTGGTGATTACAAGGTGACAATTACAGGAACCTATCCAGCTTTTAACTCAGGTTCACCTGCAAATGCGTCAAAACTCATTTCTGTTGACCAATGGGGTACTAATGTCTGGCAGAGTATGGAGTTCATGTTCAACAATTGTGCGAATTTAATATCTGTTGGTTCAGATAGTCCTGATCTATCGGCTGTTACTAGTTTGCGTTCTATGTTCAATAGGGCTACAAGTTTCAATTCTGATATTAGTCATTGGGATGTAAGCACTATTGTTAATATGAGTGCTATGTTTGGTGTAGCGAGTTCTTTTAACCAAGATATCAGCAGCTGGGATGTCAGTAATGTAACCGATATGTCTTATATGTTTTCTGGCGCAGACTCATTTGATCAGCCACTAAATAGCTGGGCAAACAAGCTGACTAATGTAGTTACCATGGCGGGAATGTTTGACTCAGCTCTTTCGTTTAGCCAAGATATTAGCAGCTGGGATGTAAGTAACGTTGCGGATATGAGCCTTATGTTCTATCTAGCTGTTGGTTTTAATCAGCCCCTTGATAACTGGGATGTTAGTAATGTAACCAATATGTCGTATATGTTTTCTGGCGCAGACTTCTTTAATCAACCATTAAATAGTTGGGCAAACAAGCTTACTAATGTAGTTTCGTTGGTGGGAATGTTTGACTCAGCCCTCAGGTTTAACCAAGATATCAGCGGCTGGGATGTAAGCTCAGTAACAGACATGCAACTTATGTTCTCGAGAGCGAGTGCCTTTAATCAAGACATTTCTGGATGGGACGTTCAAAATGTTACTTCTTGTTCCCAGTTTAGCTCGAACTCCGCTTTAATCCCGGCTTTTACACCTGGTTTTACTAACTGTTCTCAGTAA
- a CDS encoding BspA family leucine-rich repeat surface protein, producing MKSHSILLVAATFAGLLCFFTACKNDDEEPSPAQVTISDFTKTIAENPTVGTSLGNLSATTNQGTLIYSLSNQNPTGALAVDSLTGELTVANASLFDFETNQTLTATSTASVGTVSQPSTVTITLTDVDESVDAVSVADFALTLDENPISGQLLGQVATTSASGTVSFALASQTPAGAMAINSSTGELSVADSIQFDYETNPTLSAQVVATVGTASDTAQVTIILNDVDESTVTADDLAVTINENPSNGQSLGKINTTNASGAVTFSFAAQNPAGTFALNDSTGELTVADSAKFDFETNPTLTAQIIATVGTATDTAQVTITLNDVDETMITATNFSVTMDENPTNGQVLGTVQASSPMTLSFSLTSQTPAGAMAINATTGELTVAQASAFDYETNQTLTANFEVTNGPNTETGTITITLNDVNEAAADAFILTYRTSMPNEDVTIYTYFNSYTYDYNVDWGDGTVELNQTGNATHTYTNAGDHQISITGDFPAFRAGNPTDARKLISVDQWGNQIWQTMQSALLNCSNLESMGADAPDLSQVTSMVNMFGGAEKFNIDIGHWDVSNVEDMNFLFSNASIFNQDLSSWDVANVISMSNMFVGAAAFNQDIGSWDVSNVTDMGGMFNSAISFNQNIGNWNVGNVTNMSFMFRDTQAFNQDIGSWDVSNVTDMQSMFSEADFNRDIGSWNVGNVTDMSAMFSEAGAFNQDISGWDISKVVSFQNMFRGASLFNRDISSWNTSSAVSMFGMFNRASSFNQPIGSWNVSGVTDMSFMFDGAANFNQNINSWDVSNVTNMLQMFRNTDDYNQPLNNWGNKLTNVTNMGGMFFSATRFNQNINSWDVSNVTNMSSMFSGAVDFNQPLINWTVSNVTNMELMFSDANSFNGDITSWNVSSVTNMYAMFVRASAFNRDISGWAVQNVTSCQFFRLNSALAPVNTPNFTNCTQ from the coding sequence ATGAAATCACACAGTATTCTTTTGGTAGCAGCGACGTTCGCTGGCCTACTCTGTTTCTTCACGGCTTGTAAGAACGACGATGAAGAACCATCTCCCGCTCAGGTTACCATCAGTGACTTTACCAAAACCATCGCCGAAAACCCAACGGTGGGCACCTCCCTTGGTAACTTATCAGCTACCACCAATCAAGGTACGCTGATATATTCCCTTTCCAATCAAAACCCCACGGGAGCCCTGGCGGTCGACTCGCTCACGGGTGAACTGACCGTAGCCAATGCCAGTTTATTTGATTTTGAAACCAACCAAACGCTCACCGCCACCAGCACCGCTTCGGTAGGCACGGTCAGCCAACCCTCCACCGTCACCATCACTTTAACTGATGTAGACGAAAGTGTGGATGCTGTATCGGTTGCAGATTTTGCCCTTACACTGGACGAGAACCCCATTTCTGGCCAATTGCTTGGGCAAGTAGCCACGACTTCGGCCAGTGGTACCGTCAGCTTCGCGCTGGCTTCTCAAACCCCTGCCGGAGCGATGGCCATCAACAGCAGCACCGGGGAACTCTCGGTGGCGGACTCTATCCAGTTTGACTACGAAACCAACCCCACCCTTTCCGCCCAGGTAGTCGCTACCGTCGGTACCGCCAGCGATACGGCACAGGTAACTATTATCCTGAATGATGTAGACGAGTCTACTGTCACAGCGGACGACCTAGCAGTGACCATCAATGAGAACCCCAGCAACGGTCAGTCACTCGGTAAGATCAACACTACCAATGCTTCGGGAGCAGTGACATTTTCCTTCGCTGCCCAAAACCCCGCGGGTACTTTCGCCCTGAACGATAGTACGGGAGAATTGACTGTGGCTGACTCTGCTAAATTTGACTTTGAGACTAACCCCACGCTCACCGCTCAGATCATCGCTACCGTGGGGACGGCTACGGATACGGCTCAAGTCACCATTACGCTCAACGATGTGGACGAGACCATGATTACCGCCACCAACTTCTCCGTGACCATGGACGAAAACCCCACCAACGGACAGGTACTGGGAACGGTACAAGCCAGTAGCCCCATGACCCTCTCGTTTAGCCTGACCTCACAAACCCCAGCGGGGGCAATGGCCATCAACGCTACTACGGGTGAGCTCACCGTTGCCCAGGCCAGTGCATTTGATTATGAGACTAACCAAACCCTGACCGCCAACTTTGAAGTCACCAATGGCCCCAACACGGAAACGGGGACGATTACCATTACACTCAACGATGTAAATGAAGCCGCTGCTGATGCGTTTATACTTACTTACCGTACCAGTATGCCCAATGAAGACGTGACCATATATACCTATTTTAATAGTTACACTTATGACTACAACGTTGATTGGGGTGATGGGACTGTAGAGTTAAATCAAACCGGTAATGCAACACATACTTATACAAATGCTGGCGATCATCAGATTTCAATTACCGGAGACTTTCCAGCGTTTAGGGCGGGAAATCCAACTGATGCCAGAAAGCTTATTTCTGTAGATCAGTGGGGTAATCAGATTTGGCAAACAATGCAAAGTGCATTGTTGAATTGTAGCAATCTTGAGTCCATGGGTGCCGATGCGCCTGATTTATCGCAAGTAACCAGTATGGTAAATATGTTTGGAGGAGCCGAAAAGTTCAATATCGATATAGGCCATTGGGATGTCAGCAATGTTGAGGATATGAATTTTTTATTCAGTAATGCATCGATATTTAATCAGGATTTAAGCAGCTGGGATGTGGCCAATGTGATATCGATGAGTAATATGTTTGTTGGAGCTGCTGCCTTTAATCAGGACATAGGCAGTTGGGATGTCAGCAATGTCACTGATATGGGCGGGATGTTTAACAGCGCTATATCATTTAACCAAAACATTGGCAACTGGAATGTGGGTAATGTAACTAATATGAGCTTTATGTTTCGAGATACGCAGGCCTTCAATCAAGATATTGGTAGTTGGGACGTTAGTAATGTCACAGATATGCAGAGCATGTTCAGCGAAGCGGACTTCAATCGTGATATTGGTTCATGGAATGTAGGTAATGTAACTGATATGTCAGCTATGTTTAGTGAAGCTGGCGCTTTTAACCAAGATATTAGTGGTTGGGATATTTCTAAGGTTGTAAGCTTTCAGAATATGTTTAGAGGTGCTAGTTTGTTTAATCGAGACATCAGTAGCTGGAATACCTCCTCTGCTGTTAGTATGTTTGGAATGTTCAACAGAGCGAGTTCATTTAACCAGCCCATCGGTAGCTGGAATGTGAGTGGTGTCACCGACATGTCTTTTATGTTTGACGGAGCGGCAAATTTCAATCAAAACATTAATAGCTGGGACGTGAGTAACGTTACTAATATGCTTCAAATGTTTAGAAATACTGATGACTACAATCAGCCGCTAAATAATTGGGGGAATAAATTAACTAATGTTACGAATATGGGTGGGATGTTCTTTAGTGCAACTCGCTTTAACCAAAACATTAATAGCTGGGATGTAAGCAACGTTACCAACATGAGTAGTATGTTTTCTGGTGCAGTTGATTTCAATCAACCATTAATTAACTGGACTGTATCCAATGTTACCAATATGGAGCTTATGTTTAGTGATGCGAACTCATTTAATGGGGATATTACCAGCTGGAATGTAAGTTCAGTCACAAATATGTATGCTATGTTCGTAAGAGCTAGTGCTTTCAATCGGGATATTTCAGGATGGGCTGTGCAGAATGTCACCTCTTGTCAGTTCTTTCGCTTGAACTCAGCATTAGCACCAGTCAACACTCCTAATTTCACAAACTGTACTCAATAA
- a CDS encoding ion transporter: MISREKLYRIIFESDTPPGKAFDVVLLIAILLSMLLVMLESVQQYSDQYGGYIRLGEYIFTALFTVEYAVRIYCAPRRWKYITSFYGIIDLVSILPTFLSILIEGSQYALVIRALRLLRVFRVLKLTHFLGEAEVLRKALRQSIAKITVFIGVVLVLIFIVGSSMYLIEGPENGFTSIPVSVYWAIVTLTTVGYGDIAPQTVAGQTLASVVMILGYGIIAVPTGIVSVELSRADTDHLSHGDRVKKKADLWLSNFSSTECAHQPMRWDRVEKADVKRSQPVE; encoded by the coding sequence ATGATTAGCCGAGAGAAGTTGTATCGCATCATTTTCGAGTCAGATACCCCACCGGGTAAAGCTTTCGACGTGGTGTTGCTAATTGCCATTTTGCTCAGCATGTTGTTGGTGATGCTCGAGAGCGTTCAGCAGTACAGTGACCAATACGGTGGGTACATCCGACTTGGGGAATATATTTTTACCGCGCTATTCACTGTTGAGTATGCGGTGCGTATTTATTGTGCTCCGCGTCGGTGGAAATACATTACCAGCTTCTACGGTATTATCGACCTAGTATCCATTCTTCCCACGTTTTTAAGTATTCTGATTGAAGGTTCTCAGTACGCGTTGGTAATTCGGGCACTGCGTCTATTGCGAGTATTTCGGGTGCTTAAGCTAACCCATTTTTTAGGCGAGGCCGAGGTACTGCGAAAAGCTCTTCGCCAAAGTATCGCCAAAATAACGGTTTTTATTGGAGTGGTATTAGTACTGATTTTTATCGTGGGTTCATCTATGTATCTGATTGAAGGTCCGGAAAATGGGTTCACCAGCATTCCGGTCAGTGTGTATTGGGCGATTGTCACACTCACCACGGTTGGGTACGGTGATATTGCTCCCCAAACCGTAGCCGGGCAAACGTTGGCCTCAGTGGTAATGATTTTAGGGTACGGAATTATTGCGGTGCCTACGGGTATTGTCTCAGTTGAACTCTCTCGAGCCGATACCGATCATTTGTCGCACGGGGATCGGGTGAAGAAAAAAGCGGATTTGTGGCTCTCTAACTTTAGTAGTACCGAATGCGCCCACCAACCGATGCGATGGGATCGGGTAGAAAAGGCCGATGTGAAGCGTTCGCAACCAGTAGAATAG
- a CDS encoding YheT family hydrolase, producing the protein MGGGLMTNIEICDSVPTFASVSLPIMPLLTSSDYRPPRYLFNGHLQTIIPSQFRKIREISYSRERISTEDGDFLLLDWSSIKSSQLVIVSHGLEGDSHRPYILGMVRAFNRAGFDALAWNFRGCGGEINQTYRFYHSGATPDLHFLVNYVKNQYQYKSIVLVGFSLGGNLTLKYLGEQREALVNEVQAAVVFSVPLDLQACSRKIAEPENFIYSKRFLRNLKKKIRNKEAIMPDKISSEFFPQIRSLEDFDNYYTAPLHGFRNAADYYHQCSSIRFLQSIRVPTLVVSAKNDPFLAPECYLTKESETTDYLHFQAPESGGHCGFMPRSYSSGQNFWSENRAVEFVNDVLVSHNN; encoded by the coding sequence ATGGGCGGTGGACTAATGACAAATATTGAAATCTGCGATTCAGTTCCTACATTTGCCAGTGTATCTTTGCCAATTATGCCACTGCTCACTTCTTCCGATTACCGTCCGCCTCGCTACTTATTCAACGGACACCTCCAAACCATTATTCCTTCCCAGTTTCGGAAGATAAGGGAAATAAGCTATTCCCGGGAACGTATTTCGACCGAAGATGGCGATTTTTTGCTGTTAGACTGGTCTAGCATAAAGTCGAGCCAATTAGTTATTGTATCCCACGGGTTAGAAGGCGATAGTCATCGTCCTTACATTTTGGGTATGGTGCGCGCCTTTAATCGAGCCGGGTTCGATGCACTGGCTTGGAACTTCCGGGGCTGCGGCGGGGAAATTAATCAGACGTATCGCTTTTATCATAGTGGAGCCACACCCGATCTGCATTTTTTAGTAAACTATGTTAAAAATCAATATCAGTACAAATCAATTGTATTGGTTGGTTTTAGCTTGGGCGGCAATCTTACGCTCAAGTATCTGGGTGAACAGCGCGAAGCTTTGGTAAATGAGGTGCAGGCAGCCGTTGTTTTTTCGGTTCCGCTCGACTTACAGGCCTGTTCTCGGAAGATCGCTGAACCAGAAAATTTTATCTACAGCAAACGCTTTTTACGAAATCTGAAAAAGAAAATCCGAAACAAGGAAGCGATTATGCCCGACAAAATAAGCTCGGAGTTTTTTCCGCAGATCCGCTCGCTAGAAGATTTCGATAACTACTACACCGCACCCTTGCACGGCTTTCGCAATGCAGCTGATTATTACCATCAGTGTAGTAGTATCCGCTTTTTACAATCTATCAGAGTTCCCACGCTGGTAGTTAGTGCTAAAAACGATCCGTTTCTTGCCCCGGAATGCTACCTAACAAAAGAAAGCGAAACAACCGATTATTTACACTTTCAGGCTCCTGAGTCAGGCGGGCACTGCGGATTTATGCCCCGAAGCTATTCGTCCGGACAAAATTTCTGGTCAGAAAACCGGGCCGTTGAGTTTGTAAACGATGTGTTGGTTTCCCACAACAATTAG
- a CDS encoding outer membrane beta-barrel protein produces the protein MSNGKPLFFCLMLGATLLSWNALAQDSTQIAPQVTLSGYTDVYYATFSDESPTEALQPYTTVSPRSDHFGLNVAQLSVNYQAERVRGTVTLHYGDIAQATWSETFSMVQEANMGIMLFEDWWLDAGFFATHIGTESFLPKNNLLSSTAVATFNEPFFQSGARVSYEGSEDFSAQFHVVSGYNFFLDVNDAKSVGVLLSYHLSEEWALTYTNLLGRESLDDVTPSQLRFYHNLYLNGSLGDKLQLIIGGDLGTQTNSQLDNSDATALMYNALGTIRYQFTSAWSVTARGEIFSDPEGFISGTLPTEAGREEGLQLTGLTLGAEYRPTDYSYVRIEGRSLVTDNSLVLFDQGANDVRYEWMVTTGFYFDHIIR, from the coding sequence ATGAGTAACGGTAAACCACTATTTTTTTGTCTGATGCTAGGTGCTACGTTATTATCTTGGAATGCTTTAGCACAGGACTCTACCCAGATTGCGCCCCAAGTTACACTGAGTGGCTACACCGATGTGTACTACGCTACTTTTTCGGACGAGTCACCCACTGAAGCACTGCAACCCTACACTACGGTATCTCCGCGTAGCGACCACTTTGGTTTAAATGTGGCACAGTTGTCGGTTAACTACCAAGCTGAGCGGGTGCGTGGTACCGTTACGTTGCACTACGGAGATATTGCCCAAGCTACTTGGTCAGAAACATTTAGCATGGTACAGGAGGCGAACATGGGTATTATGCTGTTTGAAGACTGGTGGCTCGACGCGGGTTTTTTTGCGACGCACATCGGTACCGAGAGCTTCTTGCCTAAGAATAACTTGCTGAGTTCTACCGCTGTGGCTACGTTTAATGAGCCGTTCTTTCAAAGCGGTGCCCGTGTTTCTTATGAAGGTTCGGAGGATTTTTCCGCCCAGTTTCACGTGGTGAGTGGCTATAATTTCTTTCTGGATGTGAATGATGCCAAGTCGGTAGGCGTGCTACTGTCTTACCACCTGAGTGAGGAGTGGGCGCTTACGTACACCAATTTATTGGGGCGAGAGTCACTCGATGATGTGACACCCAGCCAGCTTCGCTTTTATCACAATCTTTATCTGAACGGTTCGTTGGGTGATAAGCTACAGTTAATTATCGGAGGCGATCTTGGCACACAAACGAACTCACAGCTAGATAATAGCGATGCTACGGCGCTGATGTACAATGCCTTAGGCACTATTCGTTACCAGTTTACTTCCGCTTGGTCCGTTACGGCTCGAGGCGAAATCTTTTCTGATCCGGAAGGCTTCATTTCGGGCACTTTACCCACTGAGGCGGGTAGGGAAGAAGGGTTGCAACTGACTGGACTAACGCTAGGGGCTGAATACCGCCCTACCGATTACTCTTACGTACGAATTGAGGGTAGAAGCTTAGTCACGGACAATTCGTTGGTGCTGTTCGACCAAGGTGCTAACGATGTGCGTTACGAATGGATGGTAACCACCGGCTTTTACTTCGACCATATTATTCGCTGA
- the zupT gene encoding zinc transporter ZupT: protein MDHANIWIAFGLTLFAGLSTGIGSALAFFTKNQSARFLSVSMGLSAGVMIYISFVELLVGAQESLVGEYGTKWGNWYTVSAFFGGILLIAIIDKFVPNYENPHEFPEEEPDLQREIVQLKNQKLLRIGLFTALALGLHNFPEGIATFLSAMKDVSLGIPIAIAVAIHNIPEGIAVSVPVFYATNDRKKAFAYSFASGLAEPIGALIGYLVLMPFINETIFGVLFAGIAGIMVFISLDQLLPAAHAYGKHHHAIYGLIAGMAIMAVSLLLFI from the coding sequence ATGGATCACGCAAATATCTGGATAGCATTTGGGTTAACGCTATTTGCAGGGCTTTCTACTGGCATTGGCAGTGCATTAGCATTCTTTACCAAGAATCAAAGTGCCCGTTTTCTATCAGTTTCTATGGGGCTTTCGGCGGGAGTGATGATTTATATTTCTTTCGTGGAATTGTTGGTTGGTGCTCAAGAATCATTGGTGGGGGAGTATGGGACAAAGTGGGGAAACTGGTATACAGTATCGGCATTCTTTGGGGGCATATTGTTGATTGCCATAATCGATAAATTTGTACCGAATTACGAAAATCCTCACGAATTTCCGGAAGAAGAACCTGATCTTCAACGGGAGATCGTTCAGTTGAAAAATCAGAAATTACTGCGGATAGGGCTGTTTACGGCATTAGCGTTAGGACTTCATAACTTTCCTGAAGGAATTGCCACGTTTCTTAGCGCGATGAAAGATGTTTCGCTCGGCATTCCAATTGCCATCGCCGTGGCTATTCATAATATCCCGGAAGGAATTGCGGTTTCGGTACCCGTATTTTACGCGACTAATGACCGCAAGAAAGCATTTGCCTATTCGTTTGCATCGGGCTTGGCTGAACCCATTGGGGCACTTATTGGCTACTTAGTACTGATGCCGTTTATTAATGAGACCATTTTTGGGGTGCTGTTCGCGGGTATTGCCGGAATTATGGTTTTTATTTCTCTCGACCAATTGCTTCCGGCAGCACACGCTTACGGGAAGCACCACCACGCTATTTACGGGCTAATTGCCGGAATGGCGATTATGGCCGTGAGCTTACTGTTGTTTATTTAA
- a CDS encoding DUF418 domain-containing protein: MPHLNYQPKASGRIEVVDALRGFALFAVLFTHFTTAFSGYPSFLTDTQIASLPFPELNQLVFKLNLLLFKLKSRVLFSFLFGLGFYFQIRKAERLGISFRQTFVKRLFVMLIIGLIHAYLIQWGDILRWYFVAGVFLLFLYRLNNYVILAIAFTLAFIVPASESILEMTIPHTSPSGISKSQIQQAFLSGSYWETVIMNVLMENQHYVDPWYFVGYVSNILGFFFLGLWAGKIDLFKRATEYLPEIRQAFIISIPVLLFGSLVFIHSPLPREEFPVMYQILHSVGYRMNTVGLFTFYLCGFILLFRQPTVRHYLETLVPVGKMTLTNYILQSIVAVLLFNGLGFGLLGQIGPALILPIIVLFFAFQMAFSTLWLRFFHVGPLEWVWRIAVSGKWQPLLKEKHPVA; the protein is encoded by the coding sequence ATGCCACACCTAAACTATCAGCCAAAAGCTAGTGGGCGAATTGAAGTAGTTGATGCCCTGCGCGGTTTTGCCCTATTTGCCGTACTGTTCACTCACTTTACTACTGCGTTCTCGGGCTACCCTAGCTTCTTAACCGACACCCAAATAGCTTCGCTACCCTTTCCTGAACTCAACCAACTCGTATTTAAACTAAACCTGTTACTGTTTAAGCTCAAATCTAGGGTTCTATTTTCTTTTCTATTCGGGCTAGGATTCTACTTTCAGATACGCAAGGCCGAACGCTTAGGTATATCCTTCCGCCAGACATTTGTAAAGCGTCTTTTCGTTATGCTGATTATTGGCCTCATTCACGCTTATCTTATCCAGTGGGGTGACATTTTGCGCTGGTATTTTGTAGCTGGAGTGTTTTTACTGTTCCTGTACCGACTAAACAACTACGTAATTCTTGCTATTGCTTTCACGTTGGCATTTATTGTTCCGGCCAGCGAAAGTATCCTGGAGATGACTATTCCGCATACTTCTCCCTCAGGTATATCAAAAAGTCAGATTCAGCAAGCCTTCTTGAGCGGTTCGTACTGGGAGACGGTAATAATGAATGTCCTTATGGAGAATCAGCATTACGTTGATCCCTGGTACTTCGTGGGGTATGTATCCAATATCCTGGGGTTCTTCTTTTTAGGGCTTTGGGCCGGTAAGATTGATTTATTTAAACGAGCTACCGAATATCTGCCAGAAATTCGCCAAGCCTTTATCATTAGCATTCCGGTGCTTCTGTTTGGTAGCCTGGTATTTATACATTCGCCACTCCCGCGAGAAGAATTCCCGGTAATGTACCAGATTCTACATTCGGTAGGATACCGGATGAATACCGTAGGATTATTTACGTTTTATCTCTGCGGATTTATTCTGCTGTTCCGCCAACCAACTGTTCGGCATTATCTAGAGACCTTAGTGCCCGTTGGGAAAATGACACTCACCAATTACATCTTACAATCGATAGTAGCGGTGCTCTTATTTAATGGGCTGGGCTTCGGGTTACTAGGACAAATTGGCCCTGCCTTAATTCTACCTATCATTGTGCTATTTTTTGCTTTTCAGATGGCCTTTAGTACGCTGTGGTTACGATTTTTTCACGTGGGTCCCTTAGAGTGGGTGTGGCGAATAGCTGTAAGTGGAAAATGGCAGCCTCTCCTAAAAGAAAAGCATCCAGTAGCCTAA
- the gatC gene encoding Asp-tRNA(Asn)/Glu-tRNA(Gln) amidotransferase subunit GatC, translated as MKIDRETVKKIAHLARLEHDPETEEAMMASMTEILDWVEKLEEVDTEGVEPLMHMSYELNVMRDDQVKDHLDRSNALDIAPHHDQQFFRVPKVLDSGQVKVDKG; from the coding sequence ATGAAGATTGACCGAGAAACCGTAAAGAAAATTGCCCATCTGGCTCGCTTAGAACACGACCCCGAAACTGAGGAGGCGATGATGGCAAGTATGACCGAAATACTGGATTGGGTAGAAAAACTAGAGGAAGTAGATACGGAAGGAGTAGAACCACTTATGCATATGTCTTACGAGTTAAATGTGATGCGCGACGATCAGGTGAAAGATCATCTAGATCGTTCAAATGCGCTAGACATAGCTCCTCACCACGATCAGCAGTTTTTCCGCGTTCCTAAAGTGCTTGATAGTGGACAAGTAAAAGTTGATAAGGGATAA